From a single Phragmites australis chromosome 7, lpPhrAust1.1, whole genome shotgun sequence genomic region:
- the LOC133925592 gene encoding helicase SEN1-like — MGKGNGGRSATKPDDELVNLIFSWSLQDVLNQDLFRDKVNTIPDRFFGLEGYLDSFRIPLLEEMRAEMSSNLESLPSHSSTVSIRSLAPKIMGTKNSMLYRVTVARRREARSPFVGDIIMLTDATPRRPSELARNGGSYCLAHVKNASDDEFNFEIRASKKIEVANSYAFAVSLLSFIPYVRIWRCLDYDAAVKRSAGLVKFVAGDAMSTSFHGSSPRPETVGTGAKAPAILSAFKLNDSQTDAVLSCVSATQRNGAGKFSLIWGPPGTGKTKTISVILLLLLTSRNKCRVLTCAPTNTAISQVAARVVSLRKQHSPADGGRHGDLLLFGNRERMSIDSDLSEIFLDTRVKELKKCFSPATGWRQCLVSLESFLGQPKTVSFQYYKACLQKDGTNLLESSFVRSRFHQIFQMLNNCFTTIMSHVPRAIVLEKNYKNIVSLIKMLEDFSKLLDRKIPGNDIAVDVFMTTSDTKCDDSACAVGNSELVEKLMRQKAAIVGVTGTLIRDLELPVTRSYFRIKEFCLVSASLIFCTVSGSAKLNGQKMDLLLIDEAAQLKECESLVPLQLSGLKHAVLIGDECQLPATVKSKVADTALLGRSLFERLSLLGQKKHLLNIQYRMHPSISIFPNLSFYNKKILDGPNVTQERHGRSYLQGAMFGPYSFIHIDGREHPGRSKRNMAELTVIMEILHNLKEACRSTRQGVSVGVICPYAAQVEAIQREIGDAKAMHPLALRVNSVDGFQGSEEDVIILSTVRSNSAGSIGFLSNLRRANVALTRARHCLWILGNATTLRGSGSIWGELVRDAVDRRCFFDWDGGAGVSSSVPPPCGAGPTGCEHGWNAAMVDPDVDLRPACCVYEADICGSLGSLRLAK, encoded by the exons ATGGGGAAGGGAAACGGTGGCAGGAGTGCGACCAAGCCGGACGACGAGCTcgtcaacctcatcttctcttgGTCCCTCCAAGATGTCCTGAACCAGGACCTCTTCAGAGATAAG GTGAACACAATACCTGACAGATTCTTCGGGTTGGAGGGCTACCTGGACTCGTTCAGGATCCCGCTGCTGGAGGAGATGCGAGCAGAGATGAGCTCTAACCTGGAGTCACTTCCCAGCCACTCCTCGACCGTGTCAATACGGTCTCTGGCTCCGAAGATCATGGGCACGAAAAACTCCATGCTCTATCGCGTCACCGTAGCCCGCCGCCGTGAAGCGCGTTCCCCATTCGTCGGTGACATCATCATGCTCACGGACGCGACGCCTCGCCGCCCGTCCGAGCTCGCGAGAAACGGTGGCTCGTACTGCCTCGCTCACGTAAAGAATGCCAGCGATGATGAGTTTAACTTTGAGATCAGAGCGTCTAAGAAAATCGAAGTAGCAAACTCCTACGCTTTCGCTGTTAGCCTGCTCAGTTTCATACCCTACGTACGCATTTGGCGGTGTCTGGACTACGACGCCGCGGTGAAGAGAAGTGCTGGCCTTGTCAAGTTTGTCGCCGGCGACGCGATG AGCACATCGTTTCATGGTTCCTCTCCTCGCCCAGAGACCGTAGGAACCGGCGCCAAAGCCCCGGCCATTCTGTCTGCGTTCAAGCTCAACGACTCGCAGACCGACGCCGTACTGAGCTGCGTGTCGGCGACGCAGCGCAACGGCGCGGGCAAGTTCAGCCTCATCTGGGGGCCGCCCGGCACGGGCAAGACCAAGACTATCAGCGTgatcctgctgctgctgttgacgAGCCGGAACAAATGCCGCGTCCTGACGTGCGCGCCGACGAACACCGCGATCAGCCAGGTCGCGGCCCGTGTCGTGTCGCTGAGGAAGCAGCATTCCCCAGCCGACGGAGGGCGCCACGGCGATCTGCTATTGTTCGGAAACAGGGAACGCATGTCCATCGACAGTGACCTGAGCGAGATCTTTCTGGACACTCGCGTGAAGGAGCTCAAGAAGTGCTTCTCGCCGGCGACGGGTTGGAGGCAGTGCCTTGTTTCACTGGAGTCGTTCCTGGGACAACCAAAAACAGTGAGCTTTCAGTACTACAAAGCTTGCTTGCAGAAAGACGGAACAAATTTACTAGAGTCGTCTTTCGTCAGGTCAAGATTCCATCAGATATTCCAGATGCTGAACAACTGTTTCACAACAATCATGTCTCACGTCCCTAGGGCCATCGTTCTGGAGAAGAATTACAAGAACATTGTTTCACTAATTAAAATGCTCGAAGACTTTAGCAAGCTGCTTGATAGGAAGATTCCAGGAAATGATATCGCGGTGGATGTCTTCATGACTACGAGTGACACGAAATGCGACGATTCAGCTTGTGCAGTGGGCAATTCAGAGTTAGTTGAAAAACTTATGCGACAGAAGGCTGCAATTGTAGGCGTGACAGGAACTCTTATCCGGGACCTGGAACTTCCTGTGACACGCTCTTATTTCAGGATCAAGGAATTCTGCCTTGTAAGCGCCTCCCTTATTTTCTGCACCGTGTCTGGCTCGGCAAAGCTGAACGGTCAGAAGATGGATTTGCTTCTCATCGACGAGGCAGCGCAGTTGAAGGAATGCGAGTCCCTCGTCCCACTGCAACTCTCTGGACTGAAGCATGCTGTTCTTATTGGAGATGAGTGTCAGCTGCCAGCAACTGTGAAAAGCAAG GTTGCAGATACAGCATTACTAGGCAGGAGCCTGTTTGAGAGGCTAAGTTTACTGGGACAGAAGAAGCACCTTCTGAACATTCAGTACAGGATGCACCCTTCCATAAGCATCTTCCCAAACTTGAGTTTTTACAACAAGAAAATTTTGGATGGCCCGAATGTCACGCAGGAGAGGCATGGCCGTAGCTACCTTCAAGGTGCAATGTTTGGGCCATACTCATTCATCCACATTGATGGAAGGGAACATCCTGGCCGGAGCAAGCGAAACATGGCCGAGCTAACTGTCATAATGGAAATACTGCATAATCTCAAAGAAG CTTGTAGGAGCACTCGGCAAGGAGTTTCTGTTGGCGTCATATGCCCATACGCCGCACAGGTGGAGGCAATTCAGCGGGAGATAGGGGACGCGAAGGCCATGCATCCCCTGGCGCTGCGCGTTAACTCTGTGGACGGGTTCCAAGGCAGCGAAGAAGACGTCATCATCCTGTCAACCGTCAGGTCCAACAGTGCAGGATCGATCGGCTTCCTGTCCAATCTCCGACGCGCCAACGTCGCTCTTACGAGGGCAAG GCACTGCCTCTGGATCCTGGGTAACGCGACGACCTTGCGCGGCAGCGGCTCCATCTGGGGAGAGCTGGTCCGGGACGCTGTGGATCGGCGGTGCTTCTTCGACTGGGACGGTGGCGCGGGCGTCTCGTCGTCCGTTCCTCCTCCGTGCGGCGCTGGCCCGACCGGTTGTGAACATGGATGGAACGCAGCCATGGTTGATCCAGATGTTGACTTGCGCCCGGCGTGCTGCGTGTATGAAGCCGACATTTGTGGTTCCCTGGGCTCCCTACGACTAGCAAAGTGA
- the LOC133924838 gene encoding heavy metal-associated isoprenylated plant protein 28, whose translation MGDMQIVLAGRKIEAQYVEMKVPLYSYGCEKKIKKALSHLKGIHSVQVDYHQQKVTVWGICNRDDVLAAVRKKRRAARFWGADEPGPGEDLWTTGDAPKHYLAAFTAYRCRKAWKKLFPLIRP comes from the exons ATGGGTGACATGCAGATCGTCCTGGCCGGGAGGAAGATCGAAGCGCAGTACGTGGAGATGAAGGTGCCGCTCTACTCCTACGGGTGTGAGAAGAAGATAAAGAAGGCGCTGTCACATCTGAAAG GGATACATTCGGTCCAGGTGGACTACCACCAGCAGAAGGTGACCGTGTGGGGGATATGCAACCGCGACGACGTGCTCGCGGCCGTCCGGAAGAAGCGCCGGGCGGCGCGGTTCTGGGGTGCAGACGAGCCGGGTCCGGGCGAGGATTTGTGGACGACCGGAGACGCTCCCAAGCACTACCTGGCAGCGTTTACCGCGTACAGGTGTAGGAAGGCGTGGAAGAAGCTTTTCCCGCTGATCCGGCCGTGA